One Streptomyces sp. R28 DNA window includes the following coding sequences:
- a CDS encoding TetR/AcrR family transcriptional regulator, with translation MSIDIYVCWTVERRPRKGRLDMRVTKAQAEQNRAHIVATAARLFRERGYDGVGVAELMAAAGFTHGGFYKHFRSKADLMAEASASGLSQTVARTEGVDPAEFVERYVSREHRDGRGDGCTIAALGGDAARQPADIKTEFAAGIENLLTALQSQSDTPGDADQRAARMMVIDMLAHSVGAVMLSRACPDGSPLADEILDVCRKEILASLAQGNSDQPAARSPET, from the coding sequence ATGTCGATCGACATCTATGTATGCTGGACCGTCGAGCGTCGACCGAGGAAGGGACGGCTGGACATGCGGGTCACCAAGGCACAGGCAGAGCAGAACCGTGCCCACATCGTCGCGACAGCCGCCAGGCTGTTCCGTGAGCGCGGCTATGACGGTGTCGGCGTGGCAGAACTGATGGCAGCCGCCGGGTTCACCCATGGCGGGTTCTACAAGCACTTTCGCTCCAAGGCCGACCTGATGGCCGAAGCGTCCGCAAGCGGGCTCTCGCAGACCGTGGCACGGACAGAAGGTGTGGACCCCGCCGAGTTCGTCGAGCGCTACGTCTCGCGGGAGCATCGCGACGGGCGCGGCGACGGCTGCACCATCGCGGCCCTCGGCGGCGACGCCGCACGTCAGCCGGCGGACATCAAAACAGAGTTCGCAGCCGGGATCGAGAACCTACTGACGGCCCTTCAGTCCCAAAGCGATACGCCGGGGGATGCGGACCAGCGCGCGGCCCGCATGATGGTGATCGACATGCTCGCCCATTCGGTCGGAGCGGTCATGTTGTCGCGGGCATGCCCGGACGGTTCTCCGCTGGCGGACGAAATCCTCGATGTATGCCGCAAGGAAATTCTCGCGTCACTGGCGCAGGGCAACAGCGACCAGCCGGCGGCAAGGAGTCCAGAAACCTGA